GCCGCGATCTGCGGCCGGATCTCGCTCCACAGGTCTCCGTTGCGCGGGGCGGCGAAGGCCCGCAGCTCGAGCGCGCCGGCGTCGGTGGCCAGCAGCACGGCGCGGACCGCGCCGGACGCCTCGTCGACCTGGACCCTCAGCTCCCGGCCGTCGGACGGGGCCACCAGGAGCGAGCCCAGGTCGAGCCGGGCCACGCCGTCCTCGGGGAGGTCGTCGACGTCGAAGGGGCCGGCGCCGGCCAGGTCCCGGGGTCCGGCGGACTCGTCGGGCCCGGCGGTCTCCTCCGCCACGCCCTCGACCGCCACGTCGTCAGCGTCGACAGCCTTGCGCCGCAGCCTCACTGTGTCCTCCTCGTCACGCCCATCGGCCTCATCACCGCTGGAATCCTCCGGTTGAACCGTAGCCGCCGCTGCCACGCACGCTGTCCGGAAGGGCGACGACCGGCTCGAACCGGGCCCGCTCGACCCGCTGGACCACCAGCTGGGCGATGCGGTCCCCCCTCCGCAGCGTGATCGCCTCGACCGGGTCGTGGTTGATCAGCAGCACCTTGATCTCTCCACGGTAGCCCGCGTCCACGGTTCCCGGGGTGTTGACGATGGACAGACCGTGCCGAGCCGCCAGCCCCGAGCGCGGGTGGACCAGCGCGACGTACCCCTCGGGCAGCGCGATCGCGACCCCGGTGGGGACCAGCGCCCGCTCACCCGGCGCCAGGTCCACGTCGACCCCGGTCACCAGGTCGGCGCCCGCGTCGCCCGGATGGGCGTAGGCGGGCAGCGGCAGGTCGGGGTCGAGCTGCTGGACGGAGATCACGAGATCCGCGGTGGCGTCGTCGGGCACGGGGAGACCCTAGCGACAGGTCCACACCGGGCGGATGGGATCATCCTCCCCGTGAGCGAGAGTGCGAGCTACCAGGAGCGCCTGCGGGTCCCGCTGCGGTGGTGGGCCCAGGGCACGATGCTCGTCGCCACCCTCTGGCTCACGCTCATCGTCGCCCTCATCGGCCACGCCGCGTGGCTGGCCTGGACCGTGACCGGCGTGGTGATGGCCGGCATGGTCGCGGCGCTGCGCGCCTACGGCAGCGCGCGGATCGCGGTCGCCGACGGGTGGTTCCGGGCCGGACGGGCACAGATCGAGATGGCGCACGTCGGCACGGCCGAGGCGCTCGACACCGAGCGCACCCGGCGCGTCTCGGGGCCCGAGGCCGACGCCCGTGCGTACCTCCTGCTGCGCCCCTACCTGCGCCGGTCCGTGAAGGTCGAGATCACCGACCCCGCCGACCCGGCGCCGTACTGGCTGGTCAGCTCCCGCCACCCGCGGGCCCTCGCCGACGCGCTCAACACCGTACGGACGGGCAACCGAGCCGACCAGTAGGGCCGGCAGCCGGGCCCAGTAGGCTCGGTCCATGGCAAAGGACAGCTCCAAGGTCTGGTCGACGTTCTCCCTCGTCGCCGCGCTCGGTGCCGCGGCGGTCGCGAAGAAGGGCCTGGACACCAGCTGGAGGGCCGCGACGGGCAAGAAGCCCCCGGCCAACCCGGCCGACCCGGACGTCGACGTCTGGGAGGCCGTCGCCTGGGCGGCCGCGAGCGGCACGTTCGTCGCCCTCGCCAAGATGTTGGCGCAGCGGCGCGCCGCCAACTACTACCTGCGGTCGACGGGCCACCTGCCCCCCGGCCTGCGTCAGGGCGACGCCTGACCCAGGCCGCGGACAGGTCGCGGCGCAAGGACTAGATGCAGTCCTTGCAGATCATCTTCTTGGGATCCGCCAACTGGCTGCGGTGGTGGACCAGGAAGCAGCTCATGCAGGTGAACTCGTCGTCCTGCTTGGGCTTCACCTCGACGGCGAGCTCCTCGTGGGACAGGTCGGCGCCGGGCAGCTCGAACGACTCAGCTGCCTCCGTCTCGTCCTCGTCGACCTTGCCGGAGTTCTTGTCGTGGCGGCGCGCCTTGAGCTCTTCGATGCTCTCCTCGGACTGCTCGTCCTCGTTCTTGCGCGGTGCGTCGTAGTCAGTCGCCATGACGTATGTACTCTCTCCCCTCAGCTGGCCGCCAGCCGCACTGGTCGTGCGGGTGGCGCGGCAGATTGTGCACCATCGGGTCCGGTTTGCGATACCCGGGTCGATGCGAGTCGCCAGAACAGTGGCCGGGGCCCGGCTATTCCCGGAGGAAGCCCGCGGTCCGGACCGCCGCCAGGAGCTCCTCGAAGCCGTGATCGGGGCCACACACGACGGCGTCCGTCCCGGCGGCACCGACCGTCACCAGCAGCCTCGCCCCCGCGAGCCGGGCGATCAGGCCGCCGGCCGCGTGGTCCCACAGGTGCACGCCCTCCTCGACGTACCCGTCGAGGGCGCCCTCGGCCACCCGGCACAGGTCCAGGGCACAGGAGCCGGTCCGACGGATGTCGCGGATGTGCGGGAGCAGGCGGGCCGCGGCGGCGGCCTGCACCTCACGGACCGGACGTGTGTAGTTGAAGCCGGTGGCGACCAGGCGGTGCGCCAGTGGTGCCGGCGCCCGGACGGTCAACGGCATCCCGTCGCGGGTGGGTACGCCGTCCCGGTGGCCGGCGTAGAGCACGTCCTTGGCGACGTCCATGACGACGCCGGCGACCACCTCGCCGTCGACCTCAGCGGCGATCGACACGGCGTACTCGGGGATGCCGTAGAGGAAGTTCACGGTGCCGTCGATCGGGTCGACGATCCAGCGCACCCCGGAGGTGCCGACCGCGTCGCCGGTGTCGCCGCCCTCCTCGCCCAGGAAGGCGTCGTCGGGACGCGCCTCGAGGACCAGCCGACGGACCAGCTCCTCGGTGGCCCGGTCTGCGGCGGTGACCACGTCGATGTCACTGGACTTGGTGGCCGCGACGGAGACGCCGCGCGCCGCGTGCTCGCGCACCAGGACGGCGGCGGCACGGGCGACCTCCTCGGCCAGGGCGCACAGCGCGGCGGGGGTGCTCACGCGCGGCTGCCGGCGCAGCAGCCGAGGGGGCAGCGGTCGTGCGACGCGCCGCGGACGCCCAGTGCGGCTCGGTCGGGCTCCTCGCCCCGCTCCGCGGCGGCC
This region of Nocardioides sp. L-11A genomic DNA includes:
- a CDS encoding DUF3710 domain-containing protein, translating into MRLRRKAVDADDVAVEGVAEETAGPDESAGPRDLAGAGPFDVDDLPEDGVARLDLGSLLVAPSDGRELRVQVDEASGAVRAVLLATDAGALELRAFAAPRNGDLWSEIRPQIAADAARRGGTATEREGRFGTELVCEVRLTRPDGQTGTQTSRVIGINGPRWLLRATLLGDPARDPETAGAWEAAIEQVAVRRGNHAMPVGEQLPLSLPEGATPRAVPAT
- the dut gene encoding dUTP diphosphatase, with product MPDDATADLVISVQQLDPDLPLPAYAHPGDAGADLVTGVDVDLAPGERALVPTGVAIALPEGYVALVHPRSGLAARHGLSIVNTPGTVDAGYRGEIKVLLINHDPVEAITLRRGDRIAQLVVQRVERARFEPVVALPDSVRGSGGYGSTGGFQR
- a CDS encoding DUF3093 domain-containing protein; translation: MSESASYQERLRVPLRWWAQGTMLVATLWLTLIVALIGHAAWLAWTVTGVVMAGMVAALRAYGSARIAVADGWFRAGRAQIEMAHVGTAEALDTERTRRVSGPEADARAYLLLRPYLRRSVKVEITDPADPAPYWLVSSRHPRALADALNTVRTGNRADQ
- a CDS encoding DUF4235 domain-containing protein, translating into MAKDSSKVWSTFSLVAALGAAAVAKKGLDTSWRAATGKKPPANPADPDVDVWEAVAWAAASGTFVALAKMLAQRRAANYYLRSTGHLPPGLRQGDA
- a CDS encoding DUF4193 domain-containing protein, with translation MATDYDAPRKNEDEQSEESIEELKARRHDKNSGKVDEDETEAAESFELPGADLSHEELAVEVKPKQDDEFTCMSCFLVHHRSQLADPKKMICKDCI
- a CDS encoding inositol monophosphatase family protein, with the translated sequence MSTPAALCALAEEVARAAAVLVREHAARGVSVAATKSSDIDVVTAADRATEELVRRLVLEARPDDAFLGEEGGDTGDAVGTSGVRWIVDPIDGTVNFLYGIPEYAVSIAAEVDGEVVAGVVMDVAKDVLYAGHRDGVPTRDGMPLTVRAPAPLAHRLVATGFNYTRPVREVQAAAAARLLPHIRDIRRTGSCALDLCRVAEGALDGYVEEGVHLWDHAAGGLIARLAGARLLVTVGAAGTDAVVCGPDHGFEELLAAVRTAGFLRE